A window of the Myripristis murdjan chromosome 15, fMyrMur1.1, whole genome shotgun sequence genome harbors these coding sequences:
- the chst3a gene encoding carbohydrate sulfotransferase 3a isoform X2 has product MKTKYAIAFICIVALVIIEKESNILSRLTDMKTNYSSLSEEQEEDELDNTGTNSYNGGRKHILLLATTRTGSSFVGEFFNQHGENMFYLFEPLWHVERMLTTGTGAGPNGTVLAGIYRDVLQGLFLCDFSPLEKFISPPPQHHITPALFRRESSLSLCEDPVCTPVVKDVFERFHCKTRRCGPLNLTLASQSCISKGHHAIKTVRVRQLDSLRPLVEDPRLDVRVIQLVRDPRAILASRMVAFSSKYQTWKAWAQDGQVPEDDEEVKRLKGNCDHIRMSAEVGLSRPGWLRRRYMLVRYEDIARYPMQKAEEMYRFTGIPFSPQAREWILRNTQTTQEASGVYSTQKNSSEQAEKWRFSIPFKLAQVVQKVCGPTMQLFGYRFVDDEKMLVNKSISLLEERRFRSS; this is encoded by the exons ATGAAGACCAAGTATGCTATAGCCTTCATCTGTATTGTGGCCCTGGTCATCATTGAAAAGGAGAGCAATATCTTATCAAG ACTCACTGACATGAAAACGAATTACTCCAGTCtctcagaggagcaggaggaggatgaaCTAGACAATACAGGCACCAACAGCTACAACGGTGGCCGCAAACACATATTACTCTTGGCAACCACAAGAACAGGCTCCTCGTTCGTGGGCGAGTTTTTCAACCAGCATGGGGAAAACATGTTCTACCTGTTTGAGCCGTTGTGGCATGTCGAACGGATGCTGACAACTGGCACAGGGGCAGGTCCTAACGGGACTGTGTTGGCGGGAATCTACAGGGATGTACTGCAGGGACTCTTCCTTTGTGATTTCTCTCCTCTTGAGAAGTTCATCTCTCCGCCACCGCAGCACCACATCACCCCGGCACTTTTCCGTAGAGAATCTAGCCTGTCACTCTGTGAAGACCCCGTGTGCACTCCTGTGGTCAAAGATGTGTTTGAAAG GTTCCACTGTAAAACACGCCGCTGTGGGCCGCTCAACTTGACCCTCGCATCTCAGTCCTGCATCTCTAAGGGACACCACGCCATCAAGACTGTCCGTGTGCGCCAGCTGGACTCACTGCGCCCTTTAGTAGAGGACCCTCGTCTGGATGTCAGGGTGATCCAGCTGGTCCGAGACCCACGGGCCATCTTAGCCTCCCGCATGGTGGCTTTCTCCTCCAAGTACCAGACATGGAAAGCCTGGGCGCAGGACGGCCAGGTGCCCGAAGACGACGAGGAGGTGAAGAGGCTGAAGGGAAACTGTGACCATATCAGGATGTCTGCAGAGGTGGGGCTGAGCCGACCTGGCTGGTTGCGGAGGCGCTATATGCTCGTGCGGTATGAGGATATAGCTCGCTACCCCATGCAGAAAGCAGAGGAGATGTACAGGTTCACAGGGATACCATTCAGTCCCCAAGCCCGGGAGTGGATTCTGAGGAACACCCAGACCACACAGGAAGCGAGCGGAGTTTACTCCACCCAGAAGAACTCCTCAGAGCAGGCAGAGAAGTGGAGGTTTAGCATCCCCTTTAAACTAGCTCAGGTAGTGCAGAAGGTGTGTGGACCCACCATGCAGCTGTTTGGGTACAGGTTTGTGGATGATGAAAAGATGCTGGTCAATAAGTCCATCAGTTTGCTTGAGGAGAGAAGGTTTCGCTCCTCGTAG
- the chst3a gene encoding carbohydrate sulfotransferase 3a isoform X1, with product MKTKYAIAFICIVALVIIEKESNILSRVSDKLIQRQTPQQTPQTPLDYNTTQNGSLTMFKLLLSRLTDMKTNYSSLSEEQEEDELDNTGTNSYNGGRKHILLLATTRTGSSFVGEFFNQHGENMFYLFEPLWHVERMLTTGTGAGPNGTVLAGIYRDVLQGLFLCDFSPLEKFISPPPQHHITPALFRRESSLSLCEDPVCTPVVKDVFERFHCKTRRCGPLNLTLASQSCISKGHHAIKTVRVRQLDSLRPLVEDPRLDVRVIQLVRDPRAILASRMVAFSSKYQTWKAWAQDGQVPEDDEEVKRLKGNCDHIRMSAEVGLSRPGWLRRRYMLVRYEDIARYPMQKAEEMYRFTGIPFSPQAREWILRNTQTTQEASGVYSTQKNSSEQAEKWRFSIPFKLAQVVQKVCGPTMQLFGYRFVDDEKMLVNKSISLLEERRFRSS from the exons ATGAAGACCAAGTATGCTATAGCCTTCATCTGTATTGTGGCCCTGGTCATCATTGAAAAGGAGAGCAATATCTTATCAAG GGTCTCGGATAAGCTGATCCAAAGACAGACTCCACAGCAGACCCCGCAAACCCCACTGGattacaacacaacacaaaatggcTCCCTGACTATGTTCAAACTGCTTCTTTCCAGACTCACTGACATGAAAACGAATTACTCCAGTCtctcagaggagcaggaggaggatgaaCTAGACAATACAGGCACCAACAGCTACAACGGTGGCCGCAAACACATATTACTCTTGGCAACCACAAGAACAGGCTCCTCGTTCGTGGGCGAGTTTTTCAACCAGCATGGGGAAAACATGTTCTACCTGTTTGAGCCGTTGTGGCATGTCGAACGGATGCTGACAACTGGCACAGGGGCAGGTCCTAACGGGACTGTGTTGGCGGGAATCTACAGGGATGTACTGCAGGGACTCTTCCTTTGTGATTTCTCTCCTCTTGAGAAGTTCATCTCTCCGCCACCGCAGCACCACATCACCCCGGCACTTTTCCGTAGAGAATCTAGCCTGTCACTCTGTGAAGACCCCGTGTGCACTCCTGTGGTCAAAGATGTGTTTGAAAG GTTCCACTGTAAAACACGCCGCTGTGGGCCGCTCAACTTGACCCTCGCATCTCAGTCCTGCATCTCTAAGGGACACCACGCCATCAAGACTGTCCGTGTGCGCCAGCTGGACTCACTGCGCCCTTTAGTAGAGGACCCTCGTCTGGATGTCAGGGTGATCCAGCTGGTCCGAGACCCACGGGCCATCTTAGCCTCCCGCATGGTGGCTTTCTCCTCCAAGTACCAGACATGGAAAGCCTGGGCGCAGGACGGCCAGGTGCCCGAAGACGACGAGGAGGTGAAGAGGCTGAAGGGAAACTGTGACCATATCAGGATGTCTGCAGAGGTGGGGCTGAGCCGACCTGGCTGGTTGCGGAGGCGCTATATGCTCGTGCGGTATGAGGATATAGCTCGCTACCCCATGCAGAAAGCAGAGGAGATGTACAGGTTCACAGGGATACCATTCAGTCCCCAAGCCCGGGAGTGGATTCTGAGGAACACCCAGACCACACAGGAAGCGAGCGGAGTTTACTCCACCCAGAAGAACTCCTCAGAGCAGGCAGAGAAGTGGAGGTTTAGCATCCCCTTTAAACTAGCTCAGGTAGTGCAGAAGGTGTGTGGACCCACCATGCAGCTGTTTGGGTACAGGTTTGTGGATGATGAAAAGATGCTGGTCAATAAGTCCATCAGTTTGCTTGAGGAGAGAAGGTTTCGCTCCTCGTAG